DNA from Musa acuminata AAA Group cultivar baxijiao chromosome BXJ1-5, Cavendish_Baxijiao_AAA, whole genome shotgun sequence:
TGTAGTTATCCGGCGGCGGCCGAGGCCGATGATGGTGGGGGACGGTCTTGACGATGAGGGTGATCAGGCCGGCGAGCGCCGCAGCGGCGACGACGGCGCCAACGGTCCACAAGAAGATCTTGCGGCTGACGATGAGACAACCCAAATCCacgtacttcttcttcttcttgccctTGTCCCCGGGCCCGGCGAGGAGCCAGCTCTGCTGAGTCTCGTCCAGCTGCCGAGAAGTCATCGACAGCGCCGCGCGGTCCAGATCGAGGTTGCGGCTGCGGTCATCATCGGTGGCGGAGTCGGCGTGGATCTCCAGCGGCCCGCCCCAGGGATCGCGGCCGTAGATGCTCATCCTTTCCCCGTCTCCTTTCTCCTCGCTTTCCCACGCCTCAAAATGAGACCTTCCTCTCTGTTCCCCACTCCTCTCCCTCCTGGCCAAGACCGCCACCACAATCCGAGAGTGAACTGTGAAGCCAAGCGAGGAAGGTGGGAAACAAGGGAAAGTGAGCCGAAAGGTGGGATTTTTATACCAATTTCTGGTGAGGGAGCGGGTTAGCAAGGTTTCTTGCGCTGGTGGTGCTGCTTTTTTGCTTCACAGTTAGGCAGTGAGGGGGACGGGAACAGCGGGCGAAGCAACAGCTGGTGATGCCAACCAACATCAATTAATGGATGGGAGTAGTGAAGTTAGCAGGCTGCCAAGGCAGAAAAAGGCGTCGCCTTTTGCTCTGCTTTGGCTTTGTTTTCTTGCTCGGCTCGCCAGCTGGAAACAACGAACTTCGCCTCCGTGATGAGGctggagagagagcgagagatatAGAGAGAGGGTCAAAGAAACGGTGGGATGTCGTGGAACGACAGCATTCAATGTTTAGGCTATTATATTGCAGATAGATTGAATGGGTGAGTATGGCTGCATGGGTTTTGAAGGACCGACCATTGGAATGCACGTACATAAAATACCTCCAAAGTATTCCTACCTCTAAAACTAGTTTCTCTTTATTACTTAGACCGCATGGACGAGACGCACAACATAAGAATGGATTCAGAATTATAGGATACTATTTTCCATTATCTTGAGACCTAATCACATATTCAAATTAAATAAAGGAACGGTGGATGCGACTGCTTGAGAAAGTGTGCCATGCTATCGTATCGTCCCCAAAAAAATTACGTTTGGGCCGACAAAAGGAGGATGAATACAGTACGAGTGGTCGAATTATTGGGGTCCATCGACACATGCCGATCTCTGGATTCGTTGTGACTGGGTGAAGATTGTTTGGACCACCACAATGAGCTCATAACTTAGCTACTTAGAGTAAGCATCTATCGCTTTCACGTAGTAAAGAAGAGCTTGTTTGGACACCATTCTCAGACAGGTTAGAGACGTTTCTCATTTCAAGCTAGTCTACACAATGATGTTCAAGTATGACCTACATAAGATGCACCTTGAGCAAATCACAATAGCACAGCAAAATGAAGTGAAGAATGCAGTAACACAACATGCAAAAAAGGAGAATTAACAATTTGATGTCAGTTACAAGAAGTAAAATTGTGTGATCAAAGATCCTTTTTGACTCTCACTGCCCAAGAAGAGTGGTCCAATAGCATCCACTGCTTAAAGTTAGTGTAGATAGTGAAGGCCACAAACTGAGAGAAGCAGAAAAACATAATCAGGGCCTCAAAGAGGAAAGGATATTTTTTTGGAGGCTGGAAACACAAGTACACCAAATGTAATACAATGGAACAAGACAATCCTAATGCGATAAGTGCTTTCTCTTTGGTGGATAATTTGTCTGCCTTTGTGACATGGTTTCCATGGGGTGGGAAGAAGATAAGACCGAAGAGAGAAAGAACTGCTCCATGTTGCAACAATAACCGATCACGGCGAAGAAGAGGATACATGGATAATAAAGCACAGTGCATTAACCACCCAAAAAGCAGAGGTTCTTGTAGTGCTAAAAGGCTTGCAGGTAAAAGAGGTAGTAGGATTGATTTCTCGTGCACTGCCAACATGAAGACGCAAGTTAGATCTCAAATTTCTAAATTTGACATGCTTTTACTAATAGAGAATATAATAATAGCAAAGACAGAATTTGAAGCACACCTTGATAAGAGAACAAATAGAATGAAAATGAATTATTTAGCAAACTATAGAGGAACCCCTGATCACTCGGAGTCTTCAACTGCTGAACAAATGAAGGTAGGAAGGCCAAAATTGTCGTGATGAGACTAAGGAATTTCATCGAATGTATTGTGAAGATCCTCTTCCACTTTATAACCACCGAGGTGCTACACCAAAAGTTGGCGACATAATCTTCAAATATTCCTCTCTCGAAAGGAGCTAATCGGTTAAGAACCTGTTTATATTAATGAAGGGCTTCGATTATGGATAGAGATAAATGGAGGTAGCAAAACTGAAGAAAAGCAAGAATTCAACAGAACATCATGTAATTGGGAAATGAGCGGATTGGACTAATTTTAAATAGAGTGCAATGACTCAGCAAACCAGGACTTAAGAAATCATGCGGATTTCTATCATTAATCAGAGAGCATAAAAACATATGTTTACCTCCATCACTGATTCAATAGAATATAAGTAAGGCCACCAAACAAGAGCAAAGGTTCCAATAACCATGAGGCCAAGCTTCATGACCTCAAAAATAGGATTTTTGCGTCTGAGGCATTTCCCAAGTAGATGGCTAAAAAATGCTGGTGCAAAGTATAAGCTCATCTGCAAACCCAAGCATATGTTCCATAAAATCAATAAAACTGAAAGAAATACAACAGTAACTAAGATAAGAAAAGCTCATTAGAGTAAATAGTTTAAATTTCAGAAATTTTTTTTGCATAAAGGTCAAATTTGTTGCAATCTGAACCATTTAGTTAACCCACCATCTGGAAGTACTCAGACTGGATGCACAAGTCTTAAGTGCAGTATGCAACACAAGTAGAGAAATATCGCCAAATATTTCAAAACAATAAAGATGATATGATGGGTTTTAATAAGAGGACAATATACTTGGATAGAACACTCATCACATATTGTTCAAAGTTGTTATACGTCACTAGAAAAGAAACACTAGCATGCCTAGCTTACTGGCATCCACATAAAAGAACAAGTTCCATCAGTTGTCACTTACAGCATTACTAGATTAGTCAAGAGCAtttcatgccttaataacatatgTAAGGACTAAAAGacatatgaaagaaaaaaaattcaaggaAACAGCATTAGCATATTTAAGAACTAAGAAATACCTGTTTGTGATTGATTGCAAGACTGAAGAGAGCAGAAGCAGCAAAATCATTTTGAGACAGGACAGCTGCAATAGCTCCAAGTGTAAAGCCAAGACTGATGCAGTTGTACTGGAAAAAGGGATAGTTAAGAAAAAAACTCAACCAGTTCTCAGATTAAAAATGCTAAAATTTGGCCCTACGACATACATAAACCAAGGCAAGATAAGAGAAATATATAGATTGGTCATATCAACACTCTTCTACATGACTCATTTTGCTTATAATTAGATCCAACAAGATGCAACAGAATACAAAGTTTACCAAATGGTTCAGACTGCATCAGCATATGCAAGAAAAAGAATGAATGTTTATTGGAGATATAAACAGAAGCACCAATGACAGAGCACAAAAAACTACAGAAAATATCCAAAATTAAGAGTTGGTGATTGCAATATCTACAAGGGGTAAAGAAGTCCATGCACTAGCCGACCTTAGTTAAACCCagaattaaaaaaatgaaaatttcctTCAGCAATAAGAACGTTGAGCAAGCAGGAAGAAACAAGTCCAAAATTTTAGTGTTAGCTGAAATAAGGGTGTTGGAAAGATAGAAAAGAAATTTGCATTTATAAGTTAAAGATGGCATCAAATGAGATAAGATGGAAGCCGATAATTTTAATTGTCATTGATAATGCAGTGAGTCAATGAAATTATCGGTTTCAGGATGCACAGAGAAAGAGAAGTGTACTTTTAGTATGCATCCAAGAACTCATACGAGTAGCTTTAGTTGAGAAAAAATGAGAGATAATTATTGATGGTGGGTTGGACACATACAAATTGAAGTGCAGTGGTTAGGGTAGGTGCCAAGCTGAGGGAGGAGGGAtagaagaagaaacaagaagactCTACCAACAACACTGGAAAATTTTGGTGATAATGCCCTTTAGGGATCTCAAGGTGATAAATCATCCAGTTGACCTGGGAAAAAAAACCTAGTTTCAACCAAAGCTTGAGCTTTAGGGCTTAAGGACCTGAAAATGGCCATGATCAACGAGGATCAAGCAAGGATTAAGCAGTATCATCGCTAGCAACCACGGCGCCGACCTTTCCTCTCCATCACCACCAACATTGCGCTGAAAATAAACCCACACGTAGTAGATCGCCGCTGGAAAGAATGCCAACAAGTCCGACGACAACACCGTCCATCTCATCATCAGCTTCCTGCGAGGATCCAACGATCAATCAAGAAGAGTGAGCAAAGAGTGAGGGGGTTTCGTTCAGAAATTACGATTGGTGGGACTCGAAACCGCGGGATGAAGAGAGGGCGAGGGACTGGGGGAGGGAGACGTTGATGAGGAGAGCGTGAGCGAGGCTCTGGTAGGCGGTGAGCGGGGGGTAGTCGAGGCCCCAGTAGGCGATGTCGTTGGCGGTGGTGTTGCGGTACCACTCGGCAGCGGGCGTGTGGAGGGTGATCTCCATCCAGTGCCGCTGCGCCTCGTAGTCCCCGTACATGGGCGGCGTGCCTTGCCCCGAGTACGAGCCCAGGGACACGAGCACGCGCACCAGCAGGGCGAAGAGCGCCACCGCTGCCGCCGTGGGGGGCGTCAGCCTCATCGTCGACCAGGGGAAGGGTGCGGCACCGGGCTGCTCCTCCACTTCCGCCGCCACAAACGCCGTCGCGGGCGGCCCACTGGTCCTCCTCGTCTGCGCCATGGTTGGGACTGTGGATCTTGTCGGCCTTGGGCTTATCTCTCGCGAAATGAAGGGTTTATTTGACCCAATTCCATGTAGCTCCCGGTTCGGTCCGGTTGGATTCCGGAAATTTCAAACCGGATCAAATGACTCCGTGAACTCCTTGAGAATATTAGTGTATCAGATCAATGTTATAATAGATATTATAACTGTGCTGTAATTTGGTCCGATCCATGGATTCGGCATCACTGCATGTGACTACGTAACTCGCACACGGATCAACTCGCACACAGGTATTCATCTATTTCTCGCTCGTTTCTCCCCGTCCTTGTCGCGCGCTCCCTCCTCTCTCCATAAACTTGGAAGAAGCAGTTCACTGCGAGCACGGCAAGCGCGGAGAATGAGTGAACGAGAGAAAGCCTTTGAACGAGCGTCGTGGCCCGAGCAGGCCGCGGAAGCTGCCCATCTGTTCTTGGCTCCGTGGATGCCAGGCTTAAAAGGGCTCTCCTTCCTTCCCCTCTATgccttccaccaccaccaccgtcacCTCCTCTCCACCAGCTTACCAGAGGAAGACAGACAGAGGTCTCCATGCTGCTCTCTTGGAGGACGAAgggagaaaaggaggaggaggagaagatgttGCGGGCGGCGTTCGTCGTGTTGCTCTCTCTTCTCGGCCTCTCGGCTGTGCGCGCCGAGGACCCGTACCTCTACTTCACGTGGAACGTGAGCTACGGCACCATCTCCCCTCTTGGCGTCCCGCAGCAGGGCATTCTGATCAACGGCGAGTTCCCCGGCCCCAACATCAACTCCACCACCAATAACAACATCGTCATCAACGTCTACAACAACCTCGATGAGCCCTTCCTCTTCACATGGTTCGTCCTCCCCTGCATCTTTCATGCATGCCGAAGACATGATTCACTATATACTGATAAGCTCTTGATATGATGACAATGGCGATCCAATCAAATCATCTCTCTCTCAATTGCAGGAATGGGATCCAGCAGAGGAAGAACTCATGGCAGGACGGCACGGCGGGCAGCAATTGCCCCATCCTTCCCGGCAAAAACTTCACCTACCACTTCCAGGTCAAGGACCAGATCGGCAGCTTCGTCTACTTTCCCACCCTCGGCATGCAGCGGGCCGTCGGCGGCTTCGGCGGCCTCCGGGTCAACAGCCGCCTCCTCATCCCCGTCCCCTTTGATGACCCCGCCGACGACTACACCGTCCTTATCGGCGACTGGTACACCAAGAGCCACAAGATCCTCGAGAAGATCCTCGACGCCGGCCGCGCCGTCGGCCGCCCAGCTGGCCTTCTAATCAACGGCCACTCTGGAAAGAACGGCGCTGGCAAGGACGAACCCCCGCTCTTCACCATGGAGGCCAAGAAGACCTACCGCTACCGCATCTGCAACATCGGCATGAAGGTAACACTCAACTTCCGCATCCAGTCCCATTCGATGACGCTCGTCGAGATGGACGGCTCGCACACCGTGCAGAACAACTACGACTCCCTCGACATCCACGTCGGGCAGTGCCTTTCGGTGCTTGTCACCGCCAACCAATCGCCCAGGGACTATTACATGGTGGCCTCCTCTCGCTTCACCAAGTACATGCTGACCGTCACCGGCATCGTGCGCTACGCTGGCTCCCAAACTCCGCCGTCGCAGGATCTACCAGAGGGGCCAGCCGGCTGGGCCTGGTCGTTCAACCAGTGGCGCTCCTTCCGGTGGAACCTCACCGCCAGCGCCGCCCGCCCCAACCCCCAGGGATCCTACCACTACGGCAGCATCAACATCACCCGCACTATCAGGCTCGTCAACACCATCGGGAACGTCGACGGGAAGCGCCGCTATGCGCTCAACGGCGTGTCGCACCAGGACACCGACACGCCGCTCAAGCTCGCCGAGTACTACGGCATCGCCGACAAGGTGTTCAAGTACGACATCATCAGCGACGAACCGCCGGCCGACGGCGCCCAGATCAAGCTCGCGCCTAACGTCGTAAACACA
Protein-coding regions in this window:
- the LOC135673284 gene encoding probable dolichyl pyrophosphate Man9GlcNAc2 alpha-1,3-glucosyltransferase, which produces MAQTRRTSGPPATAFVAAEVEEQPGAAPFPWSTMRLTPPTAAAVALFALLVRVLVSLGSYSGQGTPPMYGDYEAQRHWMEITLHTPAAEWYRNTTANDIAYWGLDYPPLTAYQSLAHALLINVSLPQSLALSSSRGFESHQSKLMMRWTVLSSDLLAFFPAAIYYVWVYFQRNVGGDGEERSAPWLLAMILLNPCLILVDHGHFQYNCISLGFTLGAIAAVLSQNDFAASALFSLAINHKQMSLYFAPAFFSHLLGKCLRRKNPIFEVMKLGLMVIGTFALVWWPYLYSIESVMEVLNRLAPFERGIFEDYVANFWCSTSVVIKWKRIFTIHSMKFLSLITTILAFLPSFVQQLKTPSDQGFLYSLLNNSFSFYLFSYQVHEKSILLPLLPASLLALQEPLLFGWLMHCALLSMYPLLRRDRLLLQHGAVLSLFGLIFFPPHGNHVTKADKLSTKEKALIALGLSCSIVLHLVYLCFQPPKKYPFLFEALIMFFCFSQFVAFTIYTNFKQWMLLDHSSWAVRVKKDL
- the LOC135673286 gene encoding L-ascorbate oxidase homolog; its protein translation is MLLSWRTKGEKEEEEKMLRAAFVVLLSLLGLSAVRAEDPYLYFTWNVSYGTISPLGVPQQGILINGEFPGPNINSTTNNNIVINVYNNLDEPFLFTWNGIQQRKNSWQDGTAGSNCPILPGKNFTYHFQVKDQIGSFVYFPTLGMQRAVGGFGGLRVNSRLLIPVPFDDPADDYTVLIGDWYTKSHKILEKILDAGRAVGRPAGLLINGHSGKNGAGKDEPPLFTMEAKKTYRYRICNIGMKVTLNFRIQSHSMTLVEMDGSHTVQNNYDSLDIHVGQCLSVLVTANQSPRDYYMVASSRFTKYMLTVTGIVRYAGSQTPPSQDLPEGPAGWAWSFNQWRSFRWNLTASAARPNPQGSYHYGSINITRTIRLVNTIGNVDGKRRYALNGVSHQDTDTPLKLAEYYGIADKVFKYDIISDEPPADGAQIKLAPNVVNTTFRTFVEIIFENPERSMQAYHLDGYSFFPVGMGHGKWTPASRKTYNLLDAVSRHTIQVYQRSWSAVMLTFDNAGMWNLRSELWERRYLGQQLYFTVQSPARSLRDEYNMPDNALLCGDVANLPKPPSYV